One genomic region from Nostoc sp. C052 encodes:
- a CDS encoding helix-turn-helix transcriptional regulator produces the protein MNQALIKWKLKEVMARHNIKARDLAAEMGVSANSVSNLRNARTMPRLDGEILNNLCECLNRLAQDLEGEITPSDLISYARGPNPVVDENYEIKGAKAPTQQKKSRITSSKTEIENTSLSTAA, from the coding sequence ATGAATCAAGCCTTGATTAAGTGGAAGTTAAAAGAAGTAATGGCAAGGCATAACATTAAAGCCCGTGACCTTGCCGCAGAAATGGGGGTTAGCGCTAACTCCGTATCGAACTTACGAAACGCTAGAACTATGCCACGGTTGGATGGTGAGATTTTAAACAATCTTTGTGAATGCTTAAATAGACTGGCACAAGACTTGGAAGGAGAGATTACCCCTTCTGACTTAATTAGCTACGCCAGAGGGCCAAACCCAGTTGTTGATGAGAATTATGAAATCAAAGGAGCCAAAGCACCAACCCAGCAAAAAAAATCTCGTATAACGAGTTCTAAAACTGAAATAGAAAATACTTCGTTATCAACTGCTGCCTAG
- a CDS encoding WD40 repeat domain-containing protein, which translates to MKRNTLRGVVGKTLASGSANSTIKLWHLCTKELINTLSGHSSHIHSVAFSPDGKTIVSGSQDKTIKIWRCE; encoded by the coding sequence ATTAAACGCAATACACTACGAGGTGTAGTAGGAAAAACTTTAGCTAGTGGCAGTGCCAATAGCACAATTAAACTTTGGCATTTATGTACAAAAGAGTTGATAAATACTCTTTCAGGACATTCATCACATATTCATTCTGTAGCTTTCAGTCCTGATGGTAAAACAATTGTTAGTGGTAGTCAGGACAAAACAATTAAAATTTGGCGGTGTGAGTGA
- a CDS encoding TIGR03032 family protein — protein sequence MESFLPYSNAMPLSSAPKLEIACSSHLVTWLQTHLLSLTFTTYQTNRLFFIGCNEQGRVVAKERLFDKPMGMYAVNNSIYVSTRYQIWRFENLLKPGEIYQQSDRLYIPRTAYTTGDLNIHDVVLDESENIIFVNTDFSCLATISNDYSFVPLWQPPFISKLAAEDRCHLNGLALRDRKPRYVTACSTTDTAAGWRNHRVGGGVVIDVQSDDIIATGLSMPHSPRWYQGKLWLLNAGTGDFGYLDGSQFVSITFCPGFVRGLALWQNFAIVGLSKLRSPTFSGLPLEERLATLGKTSQCGLMVIDINTGETVHWLHLDGVVEELFDVAVLPGVRQPQALGFQSEEIERLVTFPGSGGIVTTKPTAKRPSIGGKAPVAGLPHQIWEGSNTEESPNAPYPMPDAPKYQRVYHLTSSSLADYDAFTFPSLQQRWQTQPQRGELVGISASVAGEMVAFAVAEMLPEQTAELISLFVEAGYRQQGIATKLLQYLEKALVAEDCHQISVIYQPTALTASAFVPLLHKHTNLVGTHRKSPRMENSDGCAR from the coding sequence ATGGAAAGTTTTCTGCCCTACAGTAACGCCATGCCATTATCAAGTGCGCCCAAATTAGAAATTGCCTGTTCGTCGCACTTAGTAACCTGGCTGCAAACCCACCTTCTTAGCCTCACCTTCACTACTTATCAAACCAATCGCCTGTTTTTTATCGGTTGCAATGAACAAGGACGAGTAGTTGCCAAAGAGCGATTGTTTGATAAACCGATGGGCATGTATGCAGTCAATAACAGTATATATGTTAGCACGCGTTATCAAATTTGGCGATTTGAGAATTTACTCAAACCAGGGGAAATTTATCAGCAAAGCGATCGCCTTTACATCCCTCGCACGGCATACACTACTGGCGACTTGAATATCCACGATGTTGTGCTGGATGAGTCAGAAAATATCATATTTGTCAATACAGATTTTAGCTGCCTGGCTACCATCAGCAACGACTACAGTTTTGTTCCCCTGTGGCAACCGCCGTTTATTTCCAAGCTAGCCGCCGAAGACCGCTGTCACCTCAACGGGTTAGCGTTACGCGATCGCAAACCAAGATACGTCACCGCCTGTAGCACCACCGACACCGCCGCAGGTTGGCGCAATCACAGAGTAGGTGGAGGTGTAGTGATTGATGTGCAAAGCGATGACATCATCGCCACTGGTTTATCTATGCCCCACTCACCGCGCTGGTATCAAGGCAAGCTGTGGCTATTGAATGCGGGGACAGGAGACTTTGGCTACTTAGATGGCAGCCAATTTGTATCTATTACCTTTTGTCCTGGGTTTGTGCGGGGGCTGGCATTATGGCAAAACTTCGCCATTGTGGGCTTGTCGAAATTGCGATCGCCTACTTTTAGCGGACTCCCTTTAGAAGAAAGGCTGGCCACTCTGGGCAAAACTTCCCAGTGTGGGTTGATGGTGATTGATATCAATACTGGGGAAACAGTGCATTGGCTGCATCTAGATGGAGTAGTGGAAGAATTATTTGATGTGGCAGTGCTACCAGGGGTACGCCAACCCCAGGCTTTGGGCTTTCAATCTGAAGAAATTGAGCGCCTAGTTACCTTTCCCGGTTCTGGGGGCATTGTCACTACCAAACCCACAGCAAAACGCCCCAGCATTGGCGGTAAGGCTCCCGTCGCCGGATTACCCCACCAAATATGGGAAGGCTCAAACACCGAAGAATCTCCCAATGCCCCATACCCAATGCCCGATGCCCCAAAATACCAGCGCGTCTATCACCTTACTTCCAGCAGCCTCGCTGATTACGATGCCTTCACCTTCCCCAGTTTGCAACAACGGTGGCAAACCCAACCCCAACGGGGTGAATTAGTGGGGATTTCTGCGTCGGTGGCGGGGGAAATGGTAGCGTTTGCTGTTGCCGAAATGCTACCAGAACAAACGGCGGAATTGATTTCGCTGTTTGTTGAGGCAGGATATCGGCAGCAGGGGATTGCCACCAAGCTGTTGCAGTATTTAGAAAAAGCTTTGGTGGCGGAAGACTGTCATCAAATCAGCGTAATTTACCAGCCGACAGCGTTAACTGCCAGTGCTTTTGTACCTTTGTTACACAAACACACAAACTTGGTTGGCACTCACCGCAAATCACCCAGGATGGAAAACAGCGATGGCTGCGCCCGCTAA
- a CDS encoding tetratricopeptide repeat protein: MQGAITSFSEAIRLQPDYIAAYNQLGNALHGLGQMEQALAAYQKLLLINPNVAQAHCNLGAIWQIQGKVEEAIAAYQLAIQLKPDLAAAHQNLANLVGNK; encoded by the coding sequence TTGCAAGGGGCGATCACTAGCTTTAGTGAAGCGATTCGCTTGCAACCAGATTACATTGCCGCCTACAACCAGTTGGGTAATGCTTTGCATGGGTTGGGGCAGATGGAACAAGCGCTCGCCGCTTACCAAAAACTGCTCTTGATTAACCCCAACGTTGCCCAAGCACACTGCAACCTGGGAGCAATCTGGCAAATTCAGGGGAAGGTGGAGGAGGCGATCGCCGCTTATCAACTGGCGATTCAACTCAAACCAGACTTAGCAGCAGCACACCAAAATCTCGCCAACTTAGTGGGGAATAAATGA
- a CDS encoding VCBS domain-containing protein — protein sequence MTNFIELTDSNNPFNSINVIFHSAPTLADIDGDGDNDLIVGAADGTLNYYKNTGTATNPVYTEQNGTANPFNSINVIFYSAPTLADIDGDGDLDVVVGEFNGTLKYYKNTGTATTPVYVEQTGTANPFNSISVGSRSAPTFADIDGDGDLDVVVGESNGTLKYYKNTGTAATPVYVEQTDTANPFNDINVGNINVIFYSAPTFADIDGDGDLDVIVGESNGTLKYYKNTGTATTPVYVEQTGTANPFNDINVGSYSAPTFADIDGDGDLDLIVGESSGTLKYFYNNPNRPPVAVNDAVSTNENTVVNGNLLAANPTTPDSDPDGNPLTVTAVNGSAANIGTQINLGNGKLTVNANGTFTFDPTNGTATLTDGYDYLPQGATATESFSYTISDGKGGTASATATITITGVNDAATISGTATDAVTEDATTPNLTTTGALTVTDVDTGENKFKTTVTSASGNLGSLTITDNGTWNYTVANSAVQSLGAGATKTETFTVKSVDDTASQNITITINGINDNPVAGTDSLVATQLIPTSIAVSTLLANDSDVDTGDSLKITGISNVVGGGAVLFNNFTPSNFTDDFIVFLPTNSGTGSFKYTLTDNNGGTTTGTVNLLIGSTQLGLNGKDTLTGNDGPDLLNGGNGNDTLIGGLGNDTLIGGNGDDLLIGGAGADVLTGGLGADTFRFALTDSLLSNFDRITDLRIGTDLIDGPNAVSAANVRKLGTVISLDAAGVGALLTNSNFVANGAATFSFGSRTFLALNDVTAGFQSNNDAIIEITGYSRNLNNLAIV from the coding sequence ATGACCAACTTTATTGAACTAACAGACAGCAACAACCCCTTCAATAGCATTAATGTGATTTTTCACAGCGCCCCTACCTTAGCTGACATCGATGGTGATGGCGACAATGATTTGATCGTTGGGGCAGCTGACGGCACGCTCAATTACTACAAAAACACAGGCACAGCCACCAACCCGGTCTACACAGAGCAAAACGGTACAGCTAACCCCTTCAATAGCATTAATGTGATTTTTTACAGTGCCCCCACCTTAGCTGACATTGATGGCGATGGCGACTTAGATGTGGTCGTTGGGGAATTTAACGGCACACTCAAGTACTACAAGAACACAGGCACAGCCACCACTCCGGTCTACGTAGAGCAAACAGGCACAGCCAACCCCTTCAATAGCATTTCTGTCGGGAGTCGCAGCGCTCCCACCTTTGCTGATATCGATGGCGATGGCGACTTAGATGTGGTCGTTGGGGAAAGTAACGGCACACTCAAGTACTACAAGAACACAGGCACAGCCGCCACTCCGGTTTACGTAGAGCAAACAGACACAGCCAACCCCTTTAATGATATTAATGTGGGGAATATTAATGTGATTTTTTACAGCGCCCCCACCTTTGCTGACATCGATGGCGATGGCGACTTAGATGTGATCGTTGGGGAAAGTAACGGCACACTCAAGTACTACAAGAACACAGGCACAGCCACCACTCCGGTCTACGTAGAGCAAACAGGCACAGCCAACCCCTTTAATGATATTAATGTGGGGTCTTACAGCGCCCCCACCTTTGCTGACATCGATGGCGATGGCGACTTGGATTTGATCGTTGGGGAAAGTAGCGGCACACTCAAGTACTTCTACAACAACCCCAATCGCCCTCCTGTTGCTGTCAACGATGCCGTTAGCACTAACGAAAACACCGTTGTTAATGGTAATCTCTTAGCTGCCAACCCCACCACCCCTGACAGTGACCCTGATGGCAACCCCTTGACGGTAACAGCAGTCAACGGCAGCGCTGCTAATATTGGTACTCAAATTAACTTGGGCAATGGGAAACTCACGGTGAATGCCAACGGCACTTTTACCTTTGACCCCACCAATGGCACTGCTACTCTGACAGATGGCTACGATTATTTACCTCAAGGAGCCACTGCCACTGAGTCTTTTAGCTATACCATCAGTGATGGTAAGGGTGGGACTGCCAGCGCCACTGCCACCATCACGATTACTGGGGTGAATGATGCGGCTACCATCTCAGGTACAGCCACAGATGCAGTTACCGAAGATGCCACCACACCCAATTTAACCACCACGGGTGCATTAACTGTCACTGATGTTGATACTGGCGAAAACAAATTTAAGACTACCGTCACCTCCGCTAGTGGTAATCTCGGTAGCCTCACCATCACCGATAATGGCACTTGGAATTACACTGTTGCCAATAGTGCGGTGCAATCCCTGGGAGCCGGAGCCACCAAAACTGAAACCTTCACCGTGAAATCTGTTGATGACACCGCCAGCCAAAATATTACCATCACCATTAACGGCATCAACGATAACCCAGTTGCAGGTACAGACTCCTTAGTTGCTACCCAACTCATCCCCACCAGCATTGCTGTTAGCACCTTACTTGCCAACGATAGCGATGTTGATACTGGGGATAGCTTGAAGATTACTGGCATCAGCAACGTTGTCGGTGGTGGCGCAGTTTTATTCAATAATTTCACCCCTAGTAATTTTACTGATGATTTCATCGTCTTTTTGCCTACCAACAGTGGTACGGGTAGTTTCAAATACACCTTGACTGACAATAATGGCGGTACAACTACAGGTACTGTCAACCTACTCATTGGTTCTACCCAACTCGGTCTTAATGGCAAAGACACCCTCACAGGCAATGATGGCCCTGACTTGCTCAATGGCGGCAATGGTAATGATACTCTCATTGGCGGTCTAGGGAATGATACTCTCATTGGCGGTAACGGTGATGACTTACTCATTGGTGGTGCTGGCGCGGATGTTCTGACTGGTGGTCTAGGCGCTGATACTTTCCGCTTTGCTTTGACTGATTCTCTGCTGAGTAACTTTGACCGCATCACCGATTTGCGAATTGGCACGGATTTGATTGATGGACCGAATGCTGTCAGCGCTGCCAATGTCAGGAAATTGGGGACAGTCATTAGTCTAGATGCTGCTGGTGTGGGGGCACTGTTGACTAATAGCAACTTTGTGGCTAATGGTGCTGCCACCTTTAGCTTTGGTAGCCGCACCTTTCTGGCGCTGAATGATGTCACAGCTGGTTTCCAATCTAACAATGACGCGATTATTGAGATTACTGGCTATAGTCGCAATCTCAACAATTTGGCAATTGTTTAA
- a CDS encoding calcium-binding protein, with protein MPTKLLSNTENQYSVPGGNNTTDIYNILGNSGNNSITGGGGDDNIFGGNGDDTIFGGDGNDKLSGDSGNDTLFGGNGNDTLNGGTGDDFLDGGTGNDLLYGGTGNDILYGGIGNDILYGGTGDDIVVGGQGSDILNGFGGAIGTAEVDYLIGGGFVDSAGNVDDPFAPSAADGVRDTFVLGNATTSFYTNAGNNDFAVIFGFETASDVVAVSPSVTLGLGFGTVDTPFLGPIAGTLIFSGSDLIGVLAGVSPSSLSGVNFIAAA; from the coding sequence ATGCCTACTAAATTGTTAAGCAACACAGAAAATCAATACAGTGTACCTGGAGGAAATAATACCACTGACATTTATAACATTCTAGGTAATAGCGGAAATAATTCCATAACAGGTGGAGGTGGTGACGATAACATTTTTGGGGGTAATGGCGATGACACGATTTTTGGGGGTGATGGCAATGATAAACTCTCTGGAGATTCAGGTAATGATACTCTGTTTGGGGGTAACGGTAATGACACCCTGAATGGGGGTACTGGTGATGACTTCCTTGATGGTGGGACTGGTAATGACTTGCTCTATGGTGGGACTGGTAATGACATCCTCTATGGTGGGATTGGTAATGACATCCTCTATGGTGGGACTGGTGATGACATTGTAGTTGGTGGTCAAGGTAGCGATATCCTCAATGGATTTGGCGGTGCGATCGGAACCGCAGAGGTAGATTACTTAATTGGTGGTGGTTTCGTTGACTCAGCTGGTAATGTTGATGACCCCTTCGCTCCCTCAGCAGCAGATGGCGTTCGAGACACTTTCGTACTGGGAAATGCTACTACTAGTTTCTATACTAATGCTGGTAACAACGACTTCGCTGTTATTTTCGGCTTTGAGACAGCTAGTGATGTTGTTGCTGTAAGTCCATCTGTAACTCTTGGATTAGGATTTGGAACTGTTGATACACCTTTCTTAGGTCCAATTGCGGGTACATTGATTTTCTCTGGTAGTGACTTAATTGGCGTACTAGCAGGAGTATCACCTAGTTCACTCAGTGGTGTTAATTTCATAGCCGCCGCGTAA
- a CDS encoding transposase family protein, translated as MTNPLARIESHPHEAKRLIGINYDQFLALVSLAEKRHREKQAEIEKNKVRIIAKGGGRKPEMSPKEGICLCLVYLRQKPIFEILGLLFDISKTKANDAFNYWVDILREILPASQIEEASVDSQKYQELQQMLSEYELIVDSAEQATARPVDYQEQKRYYSGKKKMHTLKNQFIVLPGGEDIVDICVGMLGKRSDINLFRDTWNKFADSQRFIGDKAYIGDDAITTPHKKRKNTEISEFQKQENKQLSSRRIAVEHMICRVKIFRVASEKFRLARHRYSQVILAVCGLIRLRLNRLVSLTINT; from the coding sequence ATGACAAACCCTTTAGCAAGAATTGAATCACATCCCCACGAAGCAAAACGATTAATAGGGATTAATTATGACCAGTTTTTAGCATTGGTATCCTTAGCGGAAAAAAGGCATAGAGAGAAACAAGCAGAAATTGAAAAAAATAAAGTTCGGATTATTGCCAAGGGAGGCGGACGCAAACCAGAGATGTCACCGAAAGAAGGAATATGCTTGTGTCTAGTTTACCTCAGACAAAAACCAATTTTTGAAATTTTAGGGTTACTCTTTGATATTTCCAAAACAAAAGCGAATGATGCTTTTAACTATTGGGTAGATATTTTGAGAGAAATTTTACCAGCATCTCAAATAGAAGAAGCGTCAGTAGATAGTCAAAAATATCAAGAATTGCAGCAAATGCTGTCCGAGTATGAATTAATTGTTGATAGTGCAGAACAGGCTACAGCGAGACCTGTAGACTATCAAGAACAAAAAAGATATTACTCTGGTAAGAAAAAAATGCATACTCTAAAAAACCAGTTTATTGTCTTACCAGGTGGTGAAGATATTGTAGATATCTGTGTGGGAATGCTGGGAAAAAGAAGTGATATTAATTTATTTCGAGATACTTGGAATAAATTTGCTGACTCACAAAGGTTTATAGGTGATAAGGCCTATATTGGAGATGATGCCATTACCACACCTCATAAGAAACGAAAGAATACAGAAATTTCGGAATTCCAAAAACAAGAGAACAAACAACTTTCGTCTCGCAGAATTGCCGTTGAACACATGATATGTCGGGTAAAAATATTTCGAGTAGCCTCGGAAAAATTCCGTCTCGCTCGTCATCGATATAGTCAGGTAATTCTGGCAGTTTGTGGGCTGATTAGGTTAAGACTTAATCGCTTAGTATCCTTAACCATTAATACTTAA
- a CDS encoding calcium-binding protein, whose translation MANIIGTDGNDTLFGTDSTDTINGKAGNDNITGSNGDDTLRGGGGKDTFVYSSNDGTDTITDFGGVGKGTNPTAAVIAEVDTIKFLDEESTARNLLLTQNGNNLEITFQDIQENLGFEDSRVYFSDPSLKVILQNFKLEDLDNLKASGTRPAIGNILFNGQTTITDSFNVLDANSTDTSIGIANTVTFLNNLDNNITGLDNSDDVINGQGGNDKIDGLSGNDLLRGGTGNDTLIGGIGNDTLLDDTGNNSLVGGIGDDILIVDSSTGYNTLNGGAGNDQLYARASEGNNLLFGGDGNDILDSSYLNTEYGYSFIASSGNNTLYGGTGDDRLVVSPEGNNLLSGDDGNDYLSSSGYDEYRSNYRFSSSGNNTLNGGIGDDILRAEYSTGNNLLNGGDGNDYLSISGYYIQYFDFGYYDVTSGNNTLNGGTGDDTLRAEYSTGNNLLSGGDGNDSLYVSPSSPSTSPSYSITQTVDGGKGDDLLSIDYSNATGGISSTFNATTNIGSITAGKYRVNYKNIERLNISGTAYNDNIVGNNGNDTLSTGNGGNDTIDGGNGDDVLSIDYSNATGGITSIFNATTNIGSITAGTYRVNYKNIERLNISGTAYNDNIVGSNGNDTLSSTGNGGNDTIDGGKGDDLLSIDYSNATGGITSTFNATTNIGSITAGTYRVNYKNIERLNISGTAYNDNIVGSNGNDTLSSTGNGGNDTIDGGKGDDLLSIDYSNATGGITSTFNATTNIGSITAGTYRVNYKNIERLNIFGTFYNDNIVGSNGNDTLSTGYGGNDTIDGGNGNDYLTITRYTSGNNLISGGDGNDTLSAFTASGNNTLNGGNGNDYLTGGNGNDSLIGGDGVDTFAFNSFNEGLDTIYDFNATNEVIQISAANFGGGLSIGSLKANQFTIGTSANTSTQRFIYNSTTGALFFDQDGSAGAFTKIQFAQLSTGLSLTNNSFVVV comes from the coding sequence ATGGCAAATATCATTGGAACCGACGGGAATGATACTCTATTTGGCACTGACAGCACTGACACAATTAACGGGAAAGCTGGGAATGATAACATTACAGGTAGTAATGGCGACGATACCCTAAGGGGTGGTGGTGGGAAGGATACATTTGTTTACAGCTCCAATGATGGCACTGATACTATCACTGATTTTGGTGGTGTAGGTAAAGGTACAAATCCCACAGCAGCAGTTATTGCCGAAGTTGATACTATCAAATTCCTTGATGAGGAATCGACTGCGCGAAATCTGCTACTAACCCAGAATGGTAATAATCTGGAAATAACCTTTCAAGATATACAAGAAAATTTAGGATTTGAAGATTCACGAGTATATTTTAGTGACCCGAGTTTGAAAGTAATCTTGCAAAACTTCAAACTAGAAGATTTGGATAACTTGAAAGCTTCTGGTACAAGACCAGCCATTGGTAATATTCTGTTTAATGGGCAAACTACCATTACCGATAGCTTTAATGTTCTAGATGCCAATTCTACTGATACGAGCATCGGCATTGCAAACACAGTCACCTTTCTCAATAACCTGGACAATAACATTACAGGTTTAGACAACTCAGATGATGTGATTAATGGTCAGGGGGGTAACGACAAAATCGATGGCTTAAGTGGCAACGATCTTTTGAGGGGTGGTACAGGGAATGATACTCTCATTGGTGGCATCGGGAATGATACCCTCCTAGATGATACTGGCAATAACTCTCTTGTGGGTGGTATTGGCGACGATATTTTGATTGTTGACTCTTCAACAGGATACAACACCCTCAATGGTGGCGCTGGTAACGATCAATTGTACGCTCGAGCTTCAGAAGGCAATAACTTACTATTTGGAGGCGATGGGAATGATATTCTTGATTCCTCTTACCTTAATACTGAGTATGGATACTCCTTTATTGCTTCCTCAGGCAATAACACTCTCTACGGTGGTACTGGTGATGACCGCTTGGTTGTGTCTCCAGAAGGGAATAACTTACTCTCTGGGGACGATGGCAATGATTATCTCTCCAGTTCTGGCTATGATGAGTATAGATCGAACTATCGTTTTAGCTCCTCAGGCAATAATACCCTCAACGGTGGCATTGGTGATGATATATTGCGTGCTGAATATTCAACAGGCAATAACCTGCTGAATGGAGGCGATGGCAATGATTATCTCTCCATCTCTGGCTATTACATCCAGTACTTCGATTTTGGTTATTATGATGTCACCTCAGGTAATAACACCCTCAACGGTGGTACTGGTGATGATACATTGCGTGCTGAATATTCAACAGGCAATAATTTACTCTCTGGGGGCGATGGCAATGATTCCTTATATGTTAGCCCCTCATCCCCATCTACTTCCCCCTCTTATTCAATTACTCAAACGGTAGATGGGGGTAAGGGTGACGATTTATTGTCCATCGATTACAGCAATGCTACAGGAGGGATTAGTTCGACATTCAATGCCACTACTAATATTGGCTCAATTACAGCAGGTAAGTATCGGGTTAACTACAAGAATATTGAACGATTAAATATTTCAGGTACAGCTTACAATGACAACATTGTGGGTAACAATGGCAACGATACGCTCTCCACGGGTAATGGTGGCAATGATACGATAGATGGCGGTAACGGTGACGATGTTTTGTCTATCGATTACAGTAATGCTACAGGAGGGATTACTTCGATATTCAATGCCACTACTAATATTGGCTCAATTACAGCAGGTACGTATCGGGTTAACTATAAGAATATTGAACGATTAAATATTTCAGGTACAGCCTACAATGACAACATTGTGGGCAGCAATGGCAACGATACGCTCTCCTCCACGGGTAATGGTGGCAATGATACGATAGATGGCGGTAAGGGTGACGATTTATTGTCCATCGATTATAGCAATGCTACAGGAGGTATTACTTCAACATTCAATGCCACTACTAATATTGGCTCAATTACAGCAGGTACGTATCGGGTTAACTATAAGAATATTGAACGATTAAATATTTCAGGTACAGCCTACAATGACAACATTGTGGGCAGCAATGGCAACGATACGCTCTCCTCCACGGGTAATGGTGGCAATGATACGATAGATGGCGGTAAGGGTGACGATTTATTGTCCATCGATTATAGCAATGCTACAGGAGGGATTACTTCGACATTCAATGCCACTACTAATATTGGCTCAATTACAGCAGGTACGTATCGGGTTAACTATAAGAATATTGAACGATTAAATATTTTCGGTACATTCTACAATGACAACATTGTGGGCAGCAATGGCAACGATACGCTCTCCACAGGTTATGGTGGCAATGATACGATAGATGGCGGTAATGGCAACGACTACTTAACTATTACTCGCTATACATCAGGCAATAATTTAATCTCTGGGGGCGATGGCAATGATACTCTTTCTGCATTTACTGCCTCAGGTAATAACACACTCAACGGTGGCAACGGCAATGACTACCTCACAGGTGGTAACGGTAATGATAGTCTAATTGGAGGAGATGGTGTTGATACCTTTGCTTTCAATAGTTTCAATGAAGGCTTAGACACTATTTATGATTTTAACGCCACGAATGAAGTGATTCAGATATCGGCTGCTAATTTTGGTGGTGGGTTATCCATTGGTTCGCTCAAAGCAAATCAGTTTACCATTGGAACATCTGCAAACACTAGCACTCAGCGATTTATCTATAACTCGACTACTGGTGCATTGTTCTTTGATCAGGATGGCAGCGCAGGGGCGTTTACTAAGATACAATTTGCACAACTATCTACTGGCTTGTCACTAACTAATAACAGTTTTGTGGTTGTTTAG